From the Gemmatimonadales bacterium genome, the window GCGCGCTCGTCTACATCATCGTCAGTCCAGTCCTCTGGAGCGATCCAGATGACCGCCGGTCCTACCAGCGTGCCAGCTGCGTGATCTGAACCAAGTTGCCGCAGGTGTCCTTGAGCATGGCAATGGTCGAGCCGGTCACCTCGGTTGGGGGCATGGTGAACTCGGCGCCGCGACCCTTGATCCGCGCGTAGTCGGCCTTGACGTCGTCGGTGAAGAACATGGCCGCGGGCTGGTTGGCCTGGAACCTGGCCTGCTGGTAAGCCCTGGCCGCCGGGTCGTCGTTCAGCGCCAGCTGCAGCTGGGTGCCGTCCGGCTCCTCCGCCGAGGCCACCGTCAGCCACCGAAACGGCCCCTGACGGAAATCGGCCTTCTTGGTGAAGCCCAGCACCTCGGTGTAGAACCGCAGCGCCTTGTCCTGGTCGTCGACGTATACGCTGACCAGCTTGATCCTCATCGGTTCCCCTCCCCGGTCATTGGTCCATTCTGACCCAGCAGGCCTTCGAGGCGATCGAGGCGCCCGCGCCAGAAGGCGCCGAAGAAGCTCATCCAGTCCACCAGGGGTGCGAGCCCTCGCGGCCGGGCGCTGTAGTGCGTCTGGCGTCCCTTGCGCCTGGCCCGCACCAGCCCCGCGTGCTTCAGCACGCCCAGGTGCTTCGAGACCGCGGGCTGGGAGACGTCCGCGTGGCCGATCAGCATCCGCACGGTCCGCTCGCCCTCGCGGCTCAGGCGCTCGCACAGCGCCCGGCACGTCGGATCGGCAAGGGACCCGAGGACGGCGTCAGGTGCCGTATGCACAGGAAACGGACAGCCTTTTGGTCATGAACCAACGATAGCCAACTGGTTTATGAATGGGCAAACGCCGGCAATCGCGCCCAGGACGTCCGTTCCCGGACAACTCCCCGGCGCCGGACACGGCGATGGAGCGAAGCAGGAATACTCGTAGGGGCACGCATCCCGCGCGGTCGTCGCCGCGCGCGCCCCCGGCGTTGCGCGATCCGATCAGTGCCGGGTCAGCACCTCCTCGAACAAGGCGACGGCACGTGGGTCGCCGGTCTGGCCGAGCCAGAAGAAAGCCTTGCGGCGGACGTCCGGGTCGCGGTTGGAGCGGGCGATCCGAATCAGGGCCGGGACGCCGACGTCCCGTGGCTGCTGCGACAGGGCGAAGACGGCCTGCTCGCGTACGTCGCGATCCAGCGAGTCGTCGCCCGCCATGGCGGTGAGGTCCGCGGTCGCGGCCACGCCCGCCGCCTCACCCAGCCAGAACACCGCCTGCTCGCGAGAGCGGCGGGGCGCGACGCCGTCGCGCGCGAGCCGGACGAGATCGGGCCAGACGCTCGCGGAGTCCGCGAGGGTCGCAGGGAAGACGGCGTCGTGCGCGGCCGGCACGTCCGCGCGGCGTGCCAGGTCCACGAGGAAGCGCGCCGCCTCGGCGGCCGGGACCGTTCCCAGGTCCGTCACGCCGCTGGCCGGCTTCCAGCGGCCGCCGACGTAGGTCCGCAGGTGGGTGACCACGCCGCCCTCCACCTGGAGAACCAGGCGCACGGGGCCCGAGTCGCAGGGACATTCGTCGTCGTCCCAGTCGGCGCTGGAGTTGACCCGGTGCCGTCCACAGTACCCGCCGGCGCAGTCGAACGAGATGTTGCCGGCGCCGTTGCCGCATACGCCCGGCCGCGCGGCGTACGTCAGCCGGACCGCGCCGTCCGGGGCGCGCGCGACGCGCTGTGCAAGGGACTGGGCCCGCACCGGCAGCGCGGCGCCGAGCGCCGCCGTGAAGACGAGGAACGCCCGGGTCATTGGTTGACGATCTCCAGGAGGACCTGCGCCGCGCGCGGGTCGTGGGACTGGCCCAGCCAGAACAGCGCCTTCTTGCGCAGGTCCGGGTTCGTCTCGTGCCGTGCGATGTCGATGATCTTGTCCAGCGCCTGCGGCTCGTGGCGCTGGGAATACACGAAGATCAGCTGCTCCTTCAGATCGACGTCGCTGATGCGGTCGTACAGCTGCGTCAGGTCGGCGATGCCGGCCCCGGTCTGGCCGGCCCAGAACAGCGCCTTCTTCCTGAGGTCGACGTCCTCGCGCGAATTCACCGCGAGATCCATCAGCCAGCGGGTGTTCTCCTCCGAGTGCATCTGGGAGAGCGAGAAGATGATCTTCTCCTTGAGGTCCGAGGAGGACACCCGCGCATACAGGTCGCGCAGGAACGACCCGTTGTCCGCCTCGTGCTGCTGGCCCAGCCAGAAGACCGCCTTCTCGCGCGTCTCCTCCGGCGCGTCCTCGCGTCCGGCGTAAGCCCGGAGCATCTGCTCCGCGCGGGGATCCCGGATCTGCGACAGGGCGAACACGGCCTTCTCGCGCAGGTCCTCGTCGGTCGAGGTCCGCAGGATCGAGTCCAGGGCGGTGACCGCGCGCTCGCTGCCCACCTGCGAGAGCCAGAACACCGCCTGCTCCCGCACGTCGCCGTCCGGGTCGTCGCGCGCGACCGAGAGCAGCACGTCCTCGGTCTCCGGCGTGCGCTTCTGCGACAAGACGAAGACGGCCCGCCGCCGCAGGCCGGCGGAGCACGGGTCGCGGCGGGCCAGCACCTGCTTCAGGACCGGCACCGCGTTCACCGCGTCCATCTGCATCAACGCGTTCATCGCCGCCACGCGGGGGTCGTCATCGTCGTCGGAGCACGCGCGCTGGGTGGCCTGGCCCGTGTCGGCACCGGTGGCGCCGGCGTGGGCCTGGATCCACTCGCCGGCCCGGGGGTCGCCGCGGCGCGCCAGCTCGCCGTAGACGCGGGCCAGCAGGGCGTCGCCGTCGCCGCGCGTCGCGGCACGCGGGAAGTGCGCGGCCTGGTACTCGAGCAGGGTGGTGGCGACGCGGAGATTGGCGTCGTCGCCCGTCCGGTAGAGCGCGAAGGCCGCCCAGTAGTGTGCATCCGGCACGTACTCCGACCGCGGATACCGCCGGATCAGGTCGCGGAACGCGGTCGCGGCGTCGGCGTAGCGACCCCGGTTCAGGAGCTGGCGCGCGGCGCGATACAGGGAATCGCCGGGATCGTCGGGAGCCCATGCCGCAGGCGGCTCGGAGGCGAAGAGGCGACCGTCGGGAGCGGCGATGGCCCCGGGCGCCGGCGCCTGCGCGCCGAGGGACGGCCATCCGGCGGCACCGGCGGCGCGCGGCGCCGGCGCGGAGGCGGGGGCGGTCTGCAGGGCGAGCGCGACGGCGGCGAGCAGCGAGAGCTTGCTGGACATCACAGTGCTCCTTGGGTGCGCGCAGCCCCGGCGGCCGCGGGAGTCGCGGCCCGGAGCCGGGTCAGCACGCTGTGTTGGGTCAGTCCCTCGTTGATCAAGTCGATGTCGTCCTGACGCCCGGCCTCGCCCCGCAGCTGGGTGATCTGCGCCAGAACCAGCTCGAGATCCTGCAGCAGGGACCGCAGCTCGGCATCGCGGCCGACGGGGGAATCGAGCATCAGGCGCGTGGTGGTGAGGAGATCGCGCGCCGAGGCGACGAACTGCGGATCCAGCCGGCGCCCCCGGCTCTCGGCGCGAAAGCCGGTGAGCAGGACCTCGGTGCGGGCGAGATACTGCGCGGCCGCCAGGCGGTAGGGAGCGGAAAACGTACCGGGAGCCGCGGCCGTGGACGCGCCCGTCCGCGGAGCCGCCATCCAGCCGAGCCTTCCGAGCCCGATCCCCAGGACCAGCGTGGCCGCGAGCGCCAGGCCCCAGCGGAGCCGCCTCAGGTTGCGCCGGGCCGCACGACGGCGCTCCAGCTCGGCGGCGATCGCGGCCCACATCTCCTGGCGCGGAGCGGTCGGCGGAGCGTGGTACGCCCGGGCCGCTTCCCGCAGTCTCTCGGGCAACGCGTCGTCGGGTTCGGTCGTCATGGGATCCACTCTCCCTCGAAGTCGGCCAGGGCATCCCGCAGCTTGGCGCGAGCCCGCGACAGCTGGCCCTTGGACGTGCCGGCCTCGATGCCGAGCGCCGCGCCGATCTCATCGTGCGTGTAGCCTTCCACGTCGTGCATCACGAACACGGTGCGATATCCCTCTGGCAGCGCATCGATCGCCTCCGCCAGCCGCCGCTTCAGGTCGGGCTCGGCTTCGCGGCCCGTCCACGCCACGTCGTGACCGTCCTCCAGGCCGGTCTCGCGCCGGCGCAGCCGCTTGACCTTGCGCAAGCCGTTGAGCGCGACCGACACGGCGACTGCATGGAGCCAGGTGGAGAACAGCGATCCACCACGGAACTCGTGCAGGTGCTCGAACGCGCGGACGAACGTGTCCTGAGTGAAGTCCCGCGCCAGGTCGGCGTCGCCGGCGAGCCGGAACACCAGCCGGTACACCCGGTCGACGTGCGCCTCGTACAGCGCCCGCTCCGCCGCCGGCTCACCGGTGCGCGCTCGGGCGATCAGCTCGGCTTCGTGCACGGGACTCCGGCAGTGACGGTCACACGTCCGACACAGGGTGCCGGGAAAGGGTTGCGTCGAAGCGAGGTTCGGCCGGCCGTGGTCGTCGGGCTCACTCGCGCGGCCCCCTCGGGGATGGTGATCCGGCCAGGAATGCCGGGGCCGGCGCCGGTGCGGCGGATTGCCACCGCGCCTCGCCTGCCCGGCCCTCGGCCCGAACGGCGGGTGGCGTCACTTCCACGGCGCGGGCGCCGTCACCTTTGCAGGGGTCGCCCTGTCCCTGTAAGCCACCGGGACGCGACCGCGCGGGCCCCCGCCGGCGGGGCTCGCGCGTCTTCCGGACCCGGGATTCGACCGTAGCTGTGCTGTAATGGGAGGCGCGATGCGCTGCGTGGCAAGCTGGAACTCGCAGCTGATGCAGGGGGACGCCTGGGCGGGCGCGGGACGGAGGCAGTGGTTCGCGCTGAACGACGGCCCGATCCACGCGGACGCCGGCGCGCGCCGTGAGAGGGACGCCGGTCGCCTGCGCCCGTCGCTCGACGCGAGGGGCCTCGCGGTCGTCCGCGGCTTCAGGCTGTCGATCGAATCGTCCGACGGCTACACGTACGGGCACAGCGAGCGGGTGGCGCGCTACGCCTCGCAGGTGGCCGGGGCCTTGGGCATGGCCGAGGTCGAGATCGACGCGGTCCGGGTCGGCGCCTATCTGCACGACGTCGGCAAGATCCGCGTGCCGTACGAGATCCTCAACAAGGCCGGGCGCCTGACCCCGGCCGAGTTCGACGTGATGAAGATGCACGCGGTCTGGGGCCTCGAGCTGCTCGAAGGTGTGGAGTTCCCGTTCGACGTCAGGTCCATCATCCGCTGGCATCACGAGAAGCGCGACGGCTCGGGGTACCCCGACGGCCTGAAGGGGGACGAGATCCCGTTGTGCGCCTCCATCATCGGCATCGTGGACGTGTACGACGCGCTCACCAGCGCCCGCAGCTACCGGCCGGCGATGTCGCCGGCCGACGCCCTGCGCGAGATGGGCTCGCGCCGGAGCTGGTGGAGGCCGGAGGTCTACGACGCGTTCCTGAGCGCCGAAGCCCTGCCCACGTTCAGGCCCACGGTCCGCGCCATGGCCCGCGGCGGTGTCGCGGGGCGGGTGCGCACCGGGAGTCCCGCCGCCGCCTAGAGCCTCCGCCGGCCGCGGTGGAAGCCGCGGCGCTCCGCCTGTAGCTTGGGAGCTCCCAACCGGTCCGGAGGCCTCGTGTTCGTCGGGCACTTCGCGCTGGGCTTCGCCGCCAAGCGCCTCGCTCCCAGGACGTCGCTGGGCACCCTGTTCGCGGCTCCCGAGTTCGCGGACATCCTCTTCCCGCTGTTCGTGCTCCTGGGATGGGAGAAGGTGGCGTTCGCCGGCGGCACCAACCCGTTCCTGTCGATCACGCTCGACCAGTACCCGCTCTCGCACGGCCTGCTCACCCTCGTCGCGTGGGGCGTGCTGTTCGCGGCGCTCTATCGCCTGCGCACCCGGTACGATCGGGGCGCCGTCGTGGTCGGGCTGCTGGTGGTGAGCCACTGGGTGCTGGATTTCGTCACGCACCGGCCGGACATGCCGCTGTGGCCCGGCGGCCCCAAGGTGGGGTTGGAGCTGTGGGCGTCGGTCCCGGGCACGATCGTCGTCGAGGGCGTGCTGTTCGTCGGTGGCGTGGCGCTCTACGCAAGCGCGACGCGCGCGAGGGACGCGGTAGGGCGCTTCGGACTGTGGGCCCTGGTCGCGCTGCTCGTCGTGCTGTACGTGGCATCGCTCGCGCCCACCCCGCCGCCGTCACCGGCCGCGTTCGCGCTGGTCGGGGTTCTCTTGATGGTGGTGCTGCTGGGCCTGGGGGCCTGGATCGATCGTCATCGCGAGGCTTCGCCGTCTCCGGCTCCCTGAGGCGCGGGTGGCGCGCACCGGGCGCGGCGGTTAGGTTCCCGCCCGGTTCTGGGGGCGCCGCAACGCGGCCGGCAGAGTCGGCCTCCTGCGGCGCCCCTTGGTTCAACCTTTGCAGCAGCAGGGAGTCATGAAGGCTTCAGACGTACGCAAGGGGCACGTCCTGATCGTTGACGGCCAGCCGTGCCGGGTCCTGGATTTCCAGCACCGCACGCCCGGGAACCTGCGCGCGTTCGTGCAGGTCCGGATGCGGAACCTGGTGAGCGGAAACACGTTCGACACCCGATACATCGCGACCGAGTACGTGGACGAGGCGCGGCTCGACACCAAGGAGTTTCAGGTGCTCTACCGCGACGACCAGGGCGTGCACGTGATGGACGCCAACAGCTTCGAGCAATACACGCTCGCCAACGACGTCGTGGGCGAGGCGGCGCCCTGGCTCGAGCCGGAGATCCACCTCCAGGCGGAGATGCTCGACGGGCAGGTGGTCGGACTGCAGCTGCCGGCGGCGATGGAGTACACGATCGCCGATACCGCACCGGTGATGAAGAGCGCGACGAAGACGGCCAGCACGAAGCCGGCCAAGCTCAGCAACGGCATGACCATCCAGGTGCCGGAGTTTCTGGACAGCGGCGTGCGGGTGCGGGTGGATCCGCGAACCGGGACCTACCTGGAGCGGGCGAAGTAGCTACGCCGGCGTCGTCGGCCGGTCGAGCGCTCTCCGAACCTGGCGCGCCAGGTCGCTGATGGTCCACGGCTTCGCCACGAACAGCACGCCCGGCTCGAGCAGCGAGCGCTGCCCGATGTCGCTCTCGGTGTAGCCGCTGGTGAACAGGAAGCGAGTCGCGGGGTCGGTGGCGCGCACGGCCTGGTAGAGCGCGGGCCCGCCCACCTTGGGCATCAACACGTCGGAGAGGATCAAGTCGATGTGGTCGCGGTGGTCGCGGTGCAGCCCGAGGGCCTCCTCGCCGTCGGCCGCCTCCATGACCGTGTAGCCGAGGCGCTCGAGGACCCGCCGGGTGGTGCTGCGCAGCTCCTCCTTGTCCTCGACCAGCAGGATCGTCTCGTTCCCTCCGACCAGCTCGTCGCGCTTGGCGGTCGCCGCGGCATCGACGGCCGCGGCCTCGGGGGACACCGGCAGGTAGACCTTGACGGCCGTCCCGATCCCCGGCTCGCTGTACACGTGCACAAAACCGCCGTGCTGCTTGGTGAGACCGTAGACCATCGCCATGCCCAGCCCGGTCCCCGTGCCGGGTGCCTTGGTCGTGAAGAAGGGCTCGAAGACCCGCTCGACGGTCGCCGGATCCATGCCGACGCCGGTGTCGTTCACCGCGACGCAGTAGTAGGACTGCGCCTCCCCCCACGACGCGGTCTCGGGGTACGCTCCGCGCGTCGGTGCGGCGGAAACCTCGATGGTGAGCGTGCCACCCTGAGCCATCGCGTCCCGCGCGTTGGTGACGAGGTTGAGCAGCACCTGCTGCAGCGCGCCGCTGTCGGCCCACACCGGGCACGGCTCCGGCGGCGGGACGATGCGCATCTCGACGTTGTCCGGGAGGATGGGCCGCACCATCTGGGACAGGTCGGCCACGACCTCGCGCAGGTCGAGCGTCTTGAAGTTGAGGTCGGCGCGCCGGCTGAAGCCAAGCAGCCCCTTGACCATGCTGGCGCCACCGCGCGCGGCGTCCTGGACCTTCCGCACGCTGATCAGGAGGTCGGTGCGGTCGGGCGGGATCGCCGAGGCCAGCAGCTCGCTGTTGGCGAGGATCACCGCGAGGATGTTGTTGAAGTCGTGCGCGATGCCGCCGGCCAGCTGGCCGATGGTCTCGAGCTTCTGCGCCTGCCGCAGCTGGGCCTCGAGCCAGCGGCGCTCCGCCGCCTCGGCGGCGGTGCGAATCCCCTCGACCCGGTGCAACACCTCCATCAGCTGCTCGGACGTCGTGTGGGGCGAGAACAGCCGCAGGACCGCTTCCTTGAAGGCCACGGCGAGGCGGGTGACGGCGTTGCGGTCCGGCGGCGGGGCGCCCGGGGGTGCGTTGGCGGCGCGACCGATCAGTCCCGCGCGGCCGGGGGGCGTCGTCCGGGGAGACTGCATCAGCGCGCGGGCCAGGATGCGATGCACGCCGAAAGGCTAGCGCCGCCGCGCCCGGCGAGAAAGGGTGCGCCCCGGGGGCGGCCCGCGGTTCTCCGCGGGGGGCCGTCCCGCTGCTAGGTTACACCCTCATGACGCCCGCCCTGCTGGCAGCGATCCTCCTCCTGGCACAGGGGCCCCGACAGGCCTCGGTGCTGCCGGCCGGGACCGCGATCCCCATCCGGTTCCCGGAGTCCATCGAGGGGGGACGCGAGAAAGTGGGCACCGTGGTCCTGCTCCAGACCACGGGACCGCTCGCGGCCCTGGGATGCGCGGTGGTCCCGGCGTTCGCGCGGGTCGCAGCCACCGTGCTCGTCTCGCGCCCGGCGAGATCGTTCGGCCGCAGGGGCCGGCTCGAGCTGCGCTTCGACTCGTTGGCGGCCGGCCGGGCCTGGGTGCCGCTCGCCGCGGTGCTCGATTCACTCGAGTGGGCCGCGCGAGGGACGCTCACCCGCCAGGGGGAGCTGGTGGAGCGGCCGCGCTCGCTCCGCGGCGTGGTGGGGACCGCCGGCGCCGTGGGGCTGGCGGGCGCTGCGACCGGAGTCGGCGTGGTGCCCGTGTTCGTCCTGACGGGAGTCAACCTCGCGCTGCGAGGTGGACAGGCCCACATCCTGGCTGGACAGCGCGGCTGGCTGCGGCTCTCGGCACCGCTGGAGGTGCCGGCACCGGCGCGGTGCGAGCCGGCGGTCAGTCCCTGGGTGAGCGCCGCCGTGCCGGCCGTCCCGGCCCTGCCGCCGCAGGCGACGGACAAGCGCGGCACCACCACCGCGGATCCCATCAATCTGCTGTTTCGCGGCACGCGTGCGGAGCTGGATACGGCGTTCGAGCGGGCGGGCTGGACCGCGGCGAAGCGGTCGACGTTCGGCGCACTGGCCGTCGAGACCGAGGCAATCGTGCTGCAGCGGAGCGACACCGCCGCGCCGATGAGCCACGAGTACTATCTGGGGCGCGTGGAGGATCTGCGGTACGAGCGCGCGAGCCTGTCGGCCCGGGCGCGGCACCACGCGCGTCTGTGGCGGGCGGACGCGTCCGACACCCTGTGGGCGGCCGCGGCCACCGAGGACATCGGCGTGCTGGTGAGCGCGCGACGTCGCACCGTCACCCACCGCATCGCGGCGGACATCGACCGTGAGCGCGACCTGCTGGTCGGGGATCTGCTGGCGGGTGGCTGCGTGGTGCTCGAGGGCTACGCCACGCTCCCGGGCGCGAAGCACGCCGGTACCAGCGTGGCGCACCAGCCGTACGTGACCGACGCGCGGGCGGCCGTCCTCCGCGCCTCGCGCTGCGCGACCTCAGGCCGCAAGGGAAGCGGCCTTCCCTAGACCAGATTCTTCAGCACGAACCAGACGTTGGCGGGGCGCTCGGCCAGGCGCCGCAGGTACCAGGCAAACCACGCACTCCCGTAACTGATCAGCACCCGCACCGTCTCCCCGGCCGAGGCCAGCGCCAGCTGGTCCCTCTCCCTGATCCCGTAGAGCATGTGGAACTCGCACCGGCGCGGCGGGACGCCCATCTCCGCCGCGCGGGCGCGAATCCGGGTCACGAGGCGCATGTCGTGGGTGCCGAAGACCGGCCGGGCTTTCCCCGCCGCCGCGCGCTCGAGGAGCCGGATGGCCAGGGCATAGTAGGCGGCATCGACCTCGCGCTTCTTCGGGAAGGCCGCGGATGGCGCTTCGGCGTACGCACCCTTCACCAGCCGAATGGCAGGCTCCAGCGGTAGCAGGGCCTCGAGGTCGCGCGGTGTCCGCCGCAGGTACGCCTGGAGGCAGACGCCGACGTCCAACCGGTCGGCCCGGATCCGCCGGTACAGGTCGAGCGTGGCCTCGGTGTAACGGCCGTCCTCCATGTCGATCCACAGGGTCGAGCCGCTCGGAGTGCGGGCGGCGAGCGCGCGTACGGCGCGCTCGCACGCGCCCGGGTCGGCGTCGAGGCCGAGCTGAGTGAGCTTGATCGAGAGCTGCGTCGGCAGCTCCGCCCGCTCGATCCGTGCGAGCGCGTCGCCGTAGTCACGCGCCACGTCCTCCGCCTCGGCGAGGGTCGTGACGTTCTCGCCGAGCTTGGTCAGGACCGTGCCGATGCCCCGCAGGGAGAGCGTGCGAGCGGCATCGAGGGCATCCGACAGCTCCTCTCCCGGCATGAACCTCCGGACGGCGCGGCCGACGAAGCGGCGACGCCGCAGCACGCCGGCGAGGAAGGGGCTGCGCGAGGCGCGCAGCAGGAGGCTGCGGGCGAGGGACACGTCACCGCCCTCCCGGCTGCCGGCCGGCCAGCGACTCGGCCGGCACGTGGTAGCAGGTGCGCCACAGACCGAGATAGGCGTCGACCTCCCGTTCCCACCGCGCGTCGTCCCATCCCAGCTCGGCCTGGCAGATCCGCTTCGCGTCGGGCAGCAGGGCGCGCGCACCCTCGGGCAGCAGCAGGCCGAGTCTCACCCGGCGCAGCAGCAGGTCGTCGAGGTGAACGACGCCCTCGGCGCGCGCCGCCCAGCGCAGCTCCGCCCAGAGGCTCCGCGTCCCGGGAATGGCCGCGAGCTCGCCCGGCTGCGCGGCGGAGGCCAGGCCCGCGGCCTCCATCCCGTAACGGCCCAGCAGCCGCCGGCGCGCCTCCTCGTCGAGCGCTTCCGCGCCGGGGGGGACGCGTGCGTCGACCGGGTCGATCACCCGCGTGCGGGCACGCAGCCCCTTGAGGGCCGGAAGCCGACGCCGCGCCGCTCTCAGGGCGTCGAGCGCCATCAGCCGGAAGGTCGTGAGCTTCCCTCCGGTCACCGTCAGCAGGCCCTCCTCGTCCCAGACCGCGTGGTCACGCGACTCCCGCGAGGGGTCGGCCTTGCCCGTGTTGATCACCGGCCGCACGCCGGAGAAGCTGGCCATCACGTCGGCGGGTCCGACGCCCAGCGACGGGAATTCCGCGTCGATGGCGGTGAAGAGGTAGCGGAGCTCGTCCGTCGTCATCGCGGGCTCGGCGTCGAGCGGGAGGGCGTGATCGACGTCGGTCGTTCCGATCAGGGTCGCCCCCTCCCACGGCATGAAGAACACCGGGCGGCCGTCGTGGGGATGCGAGACCGTCAGCGCCTGCGCCAGCGGGAACCGCCAGGCGGGGAAGGTGATGTGGCTGCCCCGCAGCGGGCGGATCCGCGCCGGCGCGCCCAATTGAGCGCGAAGCCGGTCCGCCCACGCGCCGGTGGCGTTGATGACCACCGTGGCCCGCACCTCGGCGGAGCGAGCCCGCTCGCGGTCCCGGAGCCGCACTCCGGTGACGATGCCGTCCTCCCGGATCAGGCCCTCCGCCGCCGCGTAGTTCAGCGCCACCGCGCCCGCCGCGACGGCCTCCTTGAGCACGCGCACCACCAGGCGCGCGTCGTCGGTCTGCGCGTCCCCGTAACGGAATCCACCCTTGAGGCCCCGCTGGGCGATGTGCGGGGCGAGCATCCGGAAGTCCTCGGCGTCGTAGTGCTGGTGGCTCCAACGCACGGCCAGCAGGTCGTAGAGGCTGAGTCCCGCCCGGTAGGTCAGCGATCCCGGTCGCACGCCGTCGTACGTGGCGAGCAGGAAACCCAGACGCTCCACCAGGCCGGGCGCCTCGGCTACGAGCCGCTCGCGCTCCGTGACGCTCGCCCGCGTGAGACGGAGTTTGCCCTCCTTCAGGTACCGGAGGCCGCCGTGCACCAGCTTGGACGAGCGGCTGGACGTGCCCCACGCGAAGTCGCGCTGCTCGACCAGCAGCGCCCGCAGGCCGCGGCGCGCCGCCTCGCGCAGGATC encodes:
- a CDS encoding VOC family protein; protein product: MRIKLVSVYVDDQDKALRFYTEVLGFTKKADFRQGPFRWLTVASAEEPDGTQLQLALNDDPAARAYQQARFQANQPAAMFFTDDVKADYARIKGRGAEFTMPPTEVTGSTIAMLKDTCGNLVQITQLARW
- a CDS encoding metalloregulator ArsR/SmtB family transcription factor, which codes for MHTAPDAVLGSLADPTCRALCERLSREGERTVRMLIGHADVSQPAVSKHLGVLKHAGLVRARRKGRQTHYSARPRGLAPLVDWMSFFGAFWRGRLDRLEGLLGQNGPMTGEGNR
- a CDS encoding HEAT repeat domain-containing protein, translating into MTRAFLVFTAALGAALPVRAQSLAQRVARAPDGAVRLTYAARPGVCGNGAGNISFDCAGGYCGRHRVNSSADWDDDECPCDSGPVRLVLQVEGGVVTHLRTYVGGRWKPASGVTDLGTVPAAEAARFLVDLARRADVPAAHDAVFPATLADSASVWPDLVRLARDGVAPRRSREQAVFWLGEAAGVAATADLTAMAGDDSLDRDVREQAVFALSQQPRDVGVPALIRIARSNRDPDVRRKAFFWLGQTGDPRAVALFEEVLTRH
- a CDS encoding HEAT repeat domain-containing protein, with product MSSKLSLLAAVALALQTAPASAPAPRAAGAAGWPSLGAQAPAPGAIAAPDGRLFASEPPAAWAPDDPGDSLYRAARQLLNRGRYADAATAFRDLIRRYPRSEYVPDAHYWAAFALYRTGDDANLRVATTLLEYQAAHFPRAATRGDGDALLARVYGELARRGDPRAGEWIQAHAGATGADTGQATQRACSDDDDDPRVAAMNALMQMDAVNAVPVLKQVLARRDPCSAGLRRRAVFVLSQKRTPETEDVLLSVARDDPDGDVREQAVFWLSQVGSERAVTALDSILRTSTDEDLREKAVFALSQIRDPRAEQMLRAYAGREDAPEETREKAVFWLGQQHEADNGSFLRDLYARVSSSDLKEKIIFSLSQMHSEENTRWLMDLAVNSREDVDLRKKALFWAGQTGAGIADLTQLYDRISDVDLKEQLIFVYSQRHEPQALDKIIDIARHETNPDLRKKALFWLGQSHDPRAAQVLLEIVNQ
- a CDS encoding RNA polymerase sigma factor, coding for MHEAELIARARTGEPAAERALYEAHVDRVYRLVFRLAGDADLARDFTQDTFVRAFEHLHEFRGGSLFSTWLHAVAVSVALNGLRKVKRLRRRETGLEDGHDVAWTGREAEPDLKRRLAEAIDALPEGYRTVFVMHDVEGYTHDEIGAALGIEAGTSKGQLSRARAKLRDALADFEGEWIP
- a CDS encoding HD-GYP domain-containing protein, which encodes MRCVASWNSQLMQGDAWAGAGRRQWFALNDGPIHADAGARRERDAGRLRPSLDARGLAVVRGFRLSIESSDGYTYGHSERVARYASQVAGALGMAEVEIDAVRVGAYLHDVGKIRVPYEILNKAGRLTPAEFDVMKMHAVWGLELLEGVEFPFDVRSIIRWHHEKRDGSGYPDGLKGDEIPLCASIIGIVDVYDALTSARSYRPAMSPADALREMGSRRSWWRPEVYDAFLSAEALPTFRPTVRAMARGGVAGRVRTGSPAAA
- the efp gene encoding elongation factor P, which codes for MKASDVRKGHVLIVDGQPCRVLDFQHRTPGNLRAFVQVRMRNLVSGNTFDTRYIATEYVDEARLDTKEFQVLYRDDQGVHVMDANSFEQYTLANDVVGEAAPWLEPEIHLQAEMLDGQVVGLQLPAAMEYTIADTAPVMKSATKTASTKPAKLSNGMTIQVPEFLDSGVRVRVDPRTGTYLERAK
- a CDS encoding ATP-binding protein; protein product: MHRILARALMQSPRTTPPGRAGLIGRAANAPPGAPPPDRNAVTRLAVAFKEAVLRLFSPHTTSEQLMEVLHRVEGIRTAAEAAERRWLEAQLRQAQKLETIGQLAGGIAHDFNNILAVILANSELLASAIPPDRTDLLISVRKVQDAARGGASMVKGLLGFSRRADLNFKTLDLREVVADLSQMVRPILPDNVEMRIVPPPEPCPVWADSGALQQVLLNLVTNARDAMAQGGTLTIEVSAAPTRGAYPETASWGEAQSYYCVAVNDTGVGMDPATVERVFEPFFTTKAPGTGTGLGMAMVYGLTKQHGGFVHVYSEPGIGTAVKVYLPVSPEAAAVDAAATAKRDELVGGNETILLVEDKEELRSTTRRVLERLGYTVMEAADGEEALGLHRDHRDHIDLILSDVLMPKVGGPALYQAVRATDPATRFLFTSGYTESDIGQRSLLEPGVLFVAKPWTISDLARQVRRALDRPTTPA
- a CDS encoding LssY C-terminal domain-containing protein, which produces MTPALLAAILLLAQGPRQASVLPAGTAIPIRFPESIEGGREKVGTVVLLQTTGPLAALGCAVVPAFARVAATVLVSRPARSFGRRGRLELRFDSLAAGRAWVPLAAVLDSLEWAARGTLTRQGELVERPRSLRGVVGTAGAVGLAGAATGVGVVPVFVLTGVNLALRGGQAHILAGQRGWLRLSAPLEVPAPARCEPAVSPWVSAAVPAVPALPPQATDKRGTTTADPINLLFRGTRAELDTAFERAGWTAAKRSTFGALAVETEAIVLQRSDTAAPMSHEYYLGRVEDLRYERASLSARARHHARLWRADASDTLWAAAATEDIGVLVSARRRTVTHRIAADIDRERDLLVGDLLAGGCVVLEGYATLPGAKHAGTSVAHQPYVTDARAAVLRASRCATSGRKGSGLP
- a CDS encoding proline dehydrogenase family protein, producing the protein MSLARSLLLRASRSPFLAGVLRRRRFVGRAVRRFMPGEELSDALDAARTLSLRGIGTVLTKLGENVTTLAEAEDVARDYGDALARIERAELPTQLSIKLTQLGLDADPGACERAVRALAARTPSGSTLWIDMEDGRYTEATLDLYRRIRADRLDVGVCLQAYLRRTPRDLEALLPLEPAIRLVKGAYAEAPSAAFPKKREVDAAYYALAIRLLERAAAGKARPVFGTHDMRLVTRIRARAAEMGVPPRRCEFHMLYGIRERDQLALASAGETVRVLISYGSAWFAWYLRRLAERPANVWFVLKNLV